A region from the Desulfomarina profundi genome encodes:
- a CDS encoding efflux RND transporter periplasmic adaptor subunit — translation MKKIIWIILAIVLIGGGVKVLKKKKQAMAHIPPMKVYHQVVSTVTPQTENIALTLPALAQVQSDLDVELSSKLSARITSMVKSGDMVKKGQTVVTLDHDELLAKKEAIKLQILSLEADINAQKIGLDNMISTHKRTKELLDVRGASVEQYDAEKSKIASMRAALQGLMGKKGILEQNNKELTNLLSYAVIVSPIDGMVSSTSANVGVIAMPGKPLLSIQANSGKYLLIRSANDIVPKKVIFENRTYPLVALNHTYRGLDEYRADVETKRNSGERLPVRLVIYQGSGTMIPQSALLQKEGQSLCFVPDGESTRPVPVKVVASGTEGVVVEGLMARKVISAKPDILLKLLAGVPVKIQG, via the coding sequence ATGAAAAAAATTATCTGGATTATCCTAGCGATAGTATTAATTGGTGGTGGAGTAAAAGTACTGAAAAAGAAAAAACAGGCCATGGCGCACATTCCACCCATGAAGGTGTACCATCAGGTTGTTTCAACAGTTACACCGCAAACTGAAAATATCGCCCTGACCCTGCCGGCTCTTGCACAGGTGCAAAGCGATCTCGATGTTGAACTTTCTTCCAAACTTTCTGCCCGGATTACCAGCATGGTGAAAAGTGGTGATATGGTCAAAAAGGGGCAGACGGTTGTGACACTGGATCATGATGAACTGCTCGCTAAAAAGGAGGCCATTAAGTTACAGATTCTCTCGCTGGAAGCAGATATCAATGCACAGAAGATTGGTCTTGATAACATGATTTCCACTCATAAACGCACCAAGGAGCTGCTTGATGTCCGTGGTGCTTCCGTTGAACAGTATGACGCGGAGAAGAGTAAGATTGCTTCCATGAGGGCCGCATTACAGGGATTGATGGGTAAAAAAGGTATTCTCGAGCAAAACAACAAGGAACTTACCAATCTGCTGAGTTACGCGGTTATCGTTTCTCCCATTGATGGCATGGTGAGTTCCACCTCAGCCAACGTGGGCGTTATAGCCATGCCAGGCAAACCATTGCTCTCCATCCAGGCAAACAGCGGCAAGTACCTTCTCATTCGTTCTGCCAATGATATTGTACCAAAGAAGGTGATCTTTGAAAATCGAACCTATCCCCTGGTTGCACTTAATCATACCTACAGAGGATTGGATGAGTACAGAGCGGATGTGGAAACCAAAAGGAACTCCGGGGAGCGATTGCCGGTTCGGTTGGTGATATACCAGGGTTCCGGAACAATGATTCCTCAGTCTGCGCTCCTGCAGAAAGAAGGGCAGAGTCTCTGTTTTGTGCCCGATGGGGAGTCCACCCGTCCGGTTCCGGTAAAAGTCGTTGCCAGTGGTACGGAAGGGGTAGTCGTTGAAGGTCTGATGGCGCGGAAGGTGATCAGTGCCAAACCTGACATTCTGCTTAAACTGCTGGCCGGAGTTCCTGTCAAAATACAGGGATAA
- a CDS encoding efflux RND transporter permease subunit has translation MFNFFYKRPHLLFSIIALLFVLGVIGLITMPKNLFPDADRPQVIVITQVPGSTAEVAASTVSKPIENEIARLSEIREISSVNVANFSIVKAEFEYTKGLNAAAVDVANALSIARANLPSTVNPAIYTAGSFTLPVEVVALSPKSEFLSLGDIRKIADSFIKPALLSNPGIGNVEVFGGHQSALVIAVDPLRLQRYGLSVDTLTKTIMAANRDMPLGFVKGSDGFFTLTYYGEHTTVEALSMLRVSPNLRLGDVADISWSTQKRFSGYMGNGREAIALAIQRSPGGSVLSVSNTARAAVEKLKVQYPEISFEIADTQRDLIETANTNMLEALRDAILYTLLVLLFFLGNFRAILAAGLSIPLVFFSTMAMIYLFGGELNIVVYTAIILALGMLVDDAVVVLENIERHLGELHEDLATAIEEGTKEVIAPIFAGTVATIAIMFPLMFVGDFPQHIFRPLIETLIIALLVSYFISITFIPKLSVYLYRKGIKKNRVERFFESIYDNTIGKLVGPYESVLRFSNGRFSVVRKIALTFGVLLILVLSLKNIMPVIGKDVMPPMDTGIIKAHVAFSANDTVESAEKRIKPFLNWLHSQDEVVMSSVAFGGEAGVLSLGSGNLPAEATFTVNCVNRFEREKNLWQIEDEIRDQLNKLQGVKSVDVYDFGATALSSIKTPLDVRLKAPDYRDLPQMGHKIARKLTGIKGLTSMSLSWDRDFNEAEVVIDTNKALSYGLTPVAIASQIPIKGQVVSLLGDFATMNTQPVRLYLKGEFNANLQSLRLLPIQTKDGSVPLEAVADIHQRLTAAKIERDKMLYSLDVSGYRSLRPVTHITADADAVLKEIKSSGMIISQEGDIAQLNDSFKRMLKAIGTGIIILTMALIAIYRSVRMSLIMIVVLPLSMIGASWGMLLFNKPSCMPSMVGILLLFGIIIKNSILLIDFYQHYRKKESAFESALESVKVRFRPVMMTAFGTIAGMIPIALEQAVGLERLSPLADVAVGGLIVGTLLTLIYVPMFAYGFDGDKDVKKEIV, from the coding sequence ATGTTTAATTTCTTTTATAAACGGCCACATCTGCTGTTTTCAATCATTGCTCTTCTTTTTGTGCTTGGTGTTATCGGCTTGATAACCATGCCCAAAAATCTGTTTCCCGACGCTGATCGTCCCCAGGTCATTGTAATTACCCAGGTGCCGGGATCAACTGCCGAGGTAGCTGCCAGCACGGTTTCTAAGCCCATCGAAAATGAGATCGCCCGCTTGAGTGAAATACGTGAAATCAGCTCAGTTAATGTTGCCAATTTTTCAATAGTAAAAGCTGAATTTGAATATACCAAAGGGCTGAATGCTGCCGCAGTCGATGTTGCTAATGCCTTATCAATTGCCAGGGCCAATCTGCCGTCAACCGTCAATCCTGCAATTTATACGGCTGGATCCTTTACTCTTCCCGTTGAAGTCGTTGCCCTGAGTCCCAAAAGTGAATTTTTAAGTCTTGGTGATATCAGAAAAATTGCTGATTCATTCATTAAACCGGCCCTGCTCTCCAATCCCGGTATCGGTAATGTAGAAGTTTTCGGAGGCCATCAGAGTGCTCTGGTTATAGCTGTTGATCCTCTTCGTCTGCAGCGCTATGGACTGAGTGTGGATACTCTCACCAAAACCATTATGGCGGCCAATCGGGATATGCCGCTCGGTTTTGTCAAGGGAAGTGACGGATTTTTTACCCTCACCTATTACGGCGAGCATACTACGGTTGAGGCTCTGTCAATGCTGAGAGTCTCCCCTAACCTGAGATTGGGGGATGTCGCAGATATAAGCTGGTCTACCCAGAAACGTTTTTCCGGCTATATGGGTAACGGCAGGGAAGCAATTGCCCTTGCCATTCAACGTTCGCCAGGAGGTTCTGTCCTGTCGGTGAGTAATACCGCCCGGGCAGCTGTTGAAAAATTGAAAGTGCAATATCCTGAGATCAGTTTTGAAATTGCCGATACCCAGCGAGACCTTATAGAAACTGCAAACACCAACATGCTGGAGGCATTGCGGGACGCCATTCTCTACACCCTCCTGGTTCTGCTCTTTTTTCTCGGTAATTTTCGAGCCATCCTCGCGGCTGGATTGTCCATTCCTCTGGTATTTTTTTCTACCATGGCAATGATCTACCTCTTTGGAGGTGAGTTAAATATTGTTGTCTATACTGCCATAATTCTCGCACTTGGAATGCTGGTTGATGATGCCGTGGTAGTGCTGGAGAATATTGAGCGACATCTGGGTGAGTTGCATGAAGATCTGGCAACTGCCATTGAGGAAGGGACCAAAGAGGTGATAGCGCCAATCTTTGCGGGAACTGTGGCCACTATTGCAATTATGTTTCCCCTGATGTTTGTGGGTGATTTTCCACAACATATTTTCAGACCCCTGATCGAGACACTGATCATCGCCCTGCTCGTGTCTTACTTTATCTCCATTACCTTTATCCCCAAACTGTCAGTGTATCTGTACAGAAAAGGTATAAAGAAGAATCGTGTGGAACGTTTCTTTGAGTCGATCTATGACAATACCATAGGAAAGCTGGTTGGTCCCTATGAGAGTGTTCTTCGTTTTTCCAACGGTCGTTTTTCAGTTGTAAGAAAAATTGCACTCACCTTTGGTGTACTGCTCATTCTGGTACTCAGCCTGAAGAATATAATGCCTGTCATCGGAAAAGATGTGATGCCGCCCATGGATACGGGTATCATCAAGGCTCATGTGGCTTTTTCCGCAAATGACACGGTGGAAAGTGCGGAAAAACGGATTAAACCCTTTCTGAACTGGCTGCACAGTCAGGACGAAGTGGTGATGAGTTCGGTGGCGTTTGGCGGTGAAGCGGGAGTACTCTCTCTGGGCAGTGGTAATCTCCCTGCTGAGGCAACGTTTACTGTTAACTGTGTGAATCGTTTTGAACGGGAAAAAAACCTGTGGCAGATAGAGGATGAAATCCGGGATCAATTAAATAAACTCCAGGGGGTGAAAAGTGTCGATGTGTATGATTTTGGAGCCACAGCCTTGTCCTCCATAAAAACACCTCTTGATGTACGCCTTAAGGCTCCCGATTACCGGGATCTGCCGCAGATGGGCCATAAAATTGCTCGAAAGCTGACAGGAATAAAGGGCCTGACAAGTATGTCGCTTTCCTGGGATCGCGATTTTAATGAGGCCGAAGTTGTAATTGACACCAATAAAGCACTCAGTTACGGGTTGACGCCTGTTGCCATCGCAAGCCAGATTCCGATCAAAGGGCAGGTTGTCTCTCTGCTTGGTGACTTTGCCACCATGAATACCCAACCGGTACGTCTGTATCTGAAAGGTGAGTTTAATGCAAATCTGCAGAGCCTGCGGTTACTGCCTATCCAGACCAAAGACGGCAGTGTGCCGCTGGAAGCGGTTGCCGATATTCATCAACGTTTGACCGCGGCCAAGATCGAGAGGGATAAAATGCTCTACAGTCTCGATGTTTCCGGTTATCGCAGCCTGCGTCCCGTTACTCATATTACGGCGGACGCTGACGCTGTTCTCAAGGAAATTAAAAGCAGTGGGATGATAATCAGTCAGGAAGGTGATATTGCCCAGCTCAATGATTCTTTCAAGCGGATGCTGAAAGCCATAGGCACCGGAATTATAATACTGACCATGGCACTTATTGCTATTTACCGATCCGTGCGAATGTCGCTGATTATGATTGTAGTCCTGCCACTTTCGATGATCGGTGCCTCCTGGGGAATGCTTCTTTTTAACAAACCAAGCTGTATGCCGTCCATGGTTGGTATTCTGCTGCTGTTTGGCATCATCATAAAAAATTCCATTCTGCTCATTGATTTTTACCAACATTACCGGAAGAAAGAGTCTGCTTTCGAATCAGCCCTTGAGTCCGTTAAGGTTCGTTTTCGGCCGGTGATGATGACGGCATTTGGAACAATTGCCGGTATGATTCCCATAGCCCTTGAACAGGCTGTAGGCCTTGAACGTCTCTCTCCTTTGGCTGATGTGGCCGTCGGTGGCCTGATTGTCGGCACTTTACTGACATTGATTTATGTCCCCATGTTTGCCTATGGTTTTGACGGGGATAAGGACGTAAAGAAAGAAATTGTATAA
- a CDS encoding thioredoxin family protein, with translation MEIKVCGPGCASCEQAQKIVEAVVNSKGVDATIVKVTDFQEMAQLGIFSTPAVVVDGEVKCVGRAPNQAEVEEWIS, from the coding sequence ATGGAAATTAAAGTATGTGGTCCGGGGTGTGCGTCCTGTGAACAGGCGCAGAAAATCGTTGAGGCTGTTGTCAACAGTAAAGGTGTCGATGCGACAATAGTTAAAGTCACAGATTTTCAGGAAATGGCTCAGTTGGGTATTTTTTCAACTCCTGCGGTAGTAGTTGACGGAGAGGTCAAATGTGTCGGCAGGGCTCCGAACCAGGCAGAAGTGGAAGAGTGGATAAGCTGA
- a CDS encoding TolC family protein, with product MKILAYLGLILLCGTGSAGAITITDLFDALQKQPVTQLDTLQTRSAELGAQSVYDRFYPELTGILGYDRYSSPTNWRPVAPTETARILANHGTLPFSDDITRFGGQLSLPLFIKELFSLGKQAESMADSFRIRKELNLLEHQAVLVTADAHLVHMSSLKKALDSRKISLEKTRADVANQVRSGRLPESELVRMDEAINQIDLVYNQTMQQESGLRKNIQSLTGILLADPVPLARVDTLKTETLLALKPLEKSIEAREYGVQAAKDKLYPRVVGTARWFQNYGEGYNTGEDIDGDYGSYGISLQMPIFNKPAYTAIEKAKIDLRREKNRLAQTRIELQAKADDLSRTLKLLDHSKELAKKSVEHERELLKVAKVAYGSGRMVQEEYLRNEEKVLSAEASYYLTEARWWETFATLAVLYGNNLKELVK from the coding sequence ATGAAAATCTTGGCATATTTGGGATTGATTCTTCTCTGCGGAACGGGTTCGGCCGGTGCAATAACTATTACGGATCTTTTTGATGCTCTTCAAAAACAGCCCGTCACCCAACTGGATACGTTACAAACCAGGTCAGCTGAACTGGGGGCTCAATCGGTTTATGATCGGTTTTATCCTGAACTCACAGGTATCCTTGGTTATGACAGATATTCGTCTCCTACAAACTGGAGGCCGGTGGCTCCTACCGAGACAGCGCGGATACTGGCGAATCACGGGACTTTACCATTCAGCGATGATATAACTCGTTTTGGGGGTCAGCTCTCCCTGCCTTTATTCATTAAAGAGTTGTTTTCGCTTGGGAAACAGGCAGAAAGCATGGCGGATAGTTTTCGTATCAGAAAAGAGCTTAATCTCCTTGAGCACCAGGCTGTTCTGGTTACTGCCGATGCTCATCTGGTGCATATGAGTTCTCTGAAAAAAGCATTGGATTCGCGAAAAATTTCTCTTGAAAAAACCAGGGCTGATGTGGCCAACCAGGTAAGAAGCGGGCGATTACCGGAATCTGAGCTGGTGCGTATGGACGAGGCCATAAACCAGATTGATCTGGTTTATAATCAGACCATGCAGCAGGAGAGCGGGTTGAGGAAAAACATTCAATCCCTCACAGGTATTTTGCTGGCAGACCCTGTTCCACTTGCCAGGGTTGATACGCTGAAGACTGAGACACTTCTTGCTCTGAAGCCTCTTGAAAAAAGCATTGAGGCCAGGGAATACGGGGTCCAGGCAGCCAAAGATAAACTGTATCCCAGGGTTGTAGGTACCGCCCGCTGGTTTCAAAACTACGGGGAAGGGTACAATACCGGGGAGGATATAGATGGTGACTATGGCAGTTACGGAATCAGCTTGCAGATGCCGATTTTCAACAAACCTGCCTATACCGCCATTGAGAAAGCAAAAATTGATCTGCGCCGGGAGAAAAACCGTTTAGCCCAGACCAGAATCGAACTACAGGCAAAAGCCGATGATCTCAGCAGAACTCTGAAGCTTCTTGATCATTCAAAAGAGCTGGCAAAAAAGAGTGTTGAGCATGAGCGTGAGCTTCTCAAGGTTGCAAAAGTGGCCTATGGAAGTGGACGAATGGTTCAGGAAGAGTATCTCCGCAATGAGGAAAAAGTATTATCGGCTGAGGCAAGTTATTATCTGACAGAAGCCCGCTGGTGGGAAACATTTGCCACCTTGGCGGTGCTGTATGGCAACAATTTGAAAGAGCTGGTGAAATGA
- a CDS encoding thioredoxin family protein produces the protein MHDIKKIVTVVALFFVFPIQAAWCAPEIPVKDTVTMVDLGSTTCIPCKLMEPILKELRQEYKGRVEILFVDVFKKRDTARRFGIRAIPTQIFFDATGKEIWRHAGFLEKKVIKQKLDVLLQ, from the coding sequence ATGCATGATATAAAGAAAATAGTTACAGTGGTAGCCCTTTTTTTTGTTTTCCCCATACAGGCGGCCTGGTGTGCGCCTGAGATTCCTGTAAAGGATACGGTGACCATGGTCGATCTGGGTTCAACAACATGTATTCCATGTAAACTGATGGAACCGATTCTCAAAGAACTCCGACAGGAATATAAAGGGCGGGTTGAAATCCTTTTTGTTGATGTATTCAAAAAGAGAGATACAGCGAGGAGATTCGGTATCCGAGCCATTCCGACCCAGATATTTTTTGATGCTACAGGTAAAGAAATCTGGCGTCATGCAGGATTTCTTGAAAAAAAAGTTATCAAGCAAAAACTTGATGTCCTACTGCAATAA
- a CDS encoding ArsR/SmtB family transcription factor encodes MKSFIRVMKALSDPNRVRVLKLLQNNELCVCEIQGLLGLAQSTVSKHMKLLEDAGLVEKKRQGTWIIYKLADGSESAYAETMLLELRHWLENDKELNRMHKILPDVAVLRDGCPK; translated from the coding sequence ATGAAATCATTTATACGAGTCATGAAGGCATTATCCGACCCAAATAGGGTCCGGGTTCTGAAGTTGTTGCAGAATAATGAACTCTGCGTCTGTGAGATCCAGGGATTACTTGGTCTTGCCCAATCAACGGTATCCAAACACATGAAGCTTCTTGAAGATGCCGGTTTGGTGGAAAAGAAACGGCAGGGTACCTGGATTATTTACAAGTTGGCTGACGGCAGCGAATCAGCTTATGCCGAAACCATGCTTCTGGAGTTACGGCATTGGCTGGAAAATGACAAAGAACTGAACCGGATGCATAAAATACTACCTGATGTGGCAGTATTGCGAGACGGTTGTCCAAAATAA
- a CDS encoding rhodanese-like domain-containing protein, with protein MKKLFIAVLLVGLCVPAFASDNQLESYISNFNYQARKDMKINSKRLIEVLKKGEAQLIDIRFPEEYAAWTVGPSKNIPLNELPRRLAEIDSNKIVVTACPHKDRAAIAMVYLRSRGIKAKYLTDGLLGLAENLRGDNAKDFISSLQKN; from the coding sequence ATGAAGAAATTATTTATTGCTGTATTGCTGGTTGGGTTGTGTGTGCCTGCTTTTGCATCTGACAATCAACTGGAATCCTATATTTCCAACTTTAATTATCAGGCACGCAAAGATATGAAAATTAATAGCAAGAGGCTCATAGAAGTGTTGAAGAAGGGTGAGGCTCAACTCATAGATATAAGATTTCCAGAAGAATACGCAGCATGGACGGTTGGTCCGTCTAAAAATATCCCACTTAATGAGCTTCCCCGAAGATTAGCGGAAATTGATTCAAATAAGATCGTTGTAACTGCATGTCCGCACAAAGATCGAGCTGCTATTGCCATGGTTTACCTTCGTTCCCGTGGAATTAAAGCAAAATATCTAACGGATGGACTATTAGGACTTGCGGAAAATCTCCGAGGCGACAATGCAAAAGATTTTATTTCATCTCTTCAAAAAAACTGA
- a CDS encoding Lcl domain-containing protein, producing the protein MKTTHFTQICRIMVVCFSLLQIHTVANGGSLKNIGNGICLDQEKGLMWQIDKSKRYSDIEDVKVYGNKLNLGNYTDWRLPTTMESLELRGIISIQGNNDCQFPKLESRYWLVDKKRGTVPVKLELECFCRGDFNLVLGNKGYVRMVRDIK; encoded by the coding sequence ATGAAAACAACACATTTTACTCAGATCTGTAGAATTATGGTTGTCTGTTTTTCTTTGCTGCAAATTCATACAGTTGCCAATGGAGGTTCATTAAAAAATATTGGTAACGGAATCTGTCTCGATCAGGAAAAAGGGCTGATGTGGCAAATTGATAAAAGTAAAAGATATTCAGATATTGAAGATGTCAAAGTATATGGTAATAAGCTGAACCTTGGAAACTACACAGACTGGCGTCTTCCAACCACTATGGAAAGTCTTGAACTCCGAGGGATTATCTCTATTCAGGGAAATAATGATTGCCAGTTTCCCAAACTGGAGAGTAGGTATTGGCTGGTTGATAAAAAGAGAGGAACCGTTCCCGTTAAGCTGGAACTTGAATGTTTTTGTCGAGGTGATTTTAACCTGGTTTTGGGAAACAAAGGTTATGTTCGGATGGTCCGTGACATAAAATGA
- a CDS encoding permease produces the protein MGRVTLIGLLGLVIWFVVYKQLEPFSYFFSYSLLGLEKGGHSGEAVQFFVYDTPKVMMLLTLIVFIIGMVRSFFTQERTRKYLAGKRETAGNVMAALLGIVTPFCSCSAVPLFLGFVQAGIPLGVTFSFLIAAPMVNEIALVLLYGLLGWKVAALYLVTGLLIAMVAGWVIGRFKLEHWIEDWVQELRAGEAVVMEETLTWRDRVERGREAVRDIVGKVWIYVVAGIAVGALIHGYVPETFMASIMGKDAWWSVPAAVVVGIPMYSNAAGIVPIVEALLGKGAALGTVLAFMMSVIALSLPEMVILRKVLKPKLIAVFIAVVGTGILFTGYLFNLVI, from the coding sequence ATGGGTAGGGTTACACTTATTGGCCTGCTCGGACTGGTAATCTGGTTTGTAGTCTATAAGCAACTTGAACCATTTTCCTATTTTTTTTCGTATTCTTTGCTCGGCCTGGAAAAAGGCGGTCACTCTGGTGAGGCGGTCCAGTTTTTCGTTTATGACACCCCTAAGGTTATGATGCTGTTGACCTTGATTGTTTTTATTATTGGTATGGTTCGCTCATTTTTTACCCAGGAACGAACTCGAAAATACCTCGCCGGTAAACGCGAAACGGCGGGTAATGTCATGGCGGCTCTGCTCGGGATTGTGACTCCCTTTTGTTCTTGTTCTGCAGTTCCTCTTTTCCTTGGATTTGTTCAAGCCGGCATACCCCTTGGCGTCACTTTTTCATTTCTTATAGCGGCACCAATGGTAAACGAAATTGCCCTGGTTCTGCTTTATGGTTTACTTGGCTGGAAAGTTGCTGCGCTCTATCTTGTTACCGGTCTGCTTATTGCCATGGTGGCGGGATGGGTTATCGGCCGATTTAAACTGGAGCATTGGATTGAGGACTGGGTGCAGGAATTACGTGCCGGTGAAGCGGTGGTCATGGAAGAAACACTGACATGGCGTGACCGGGTAGAACGTGGTCGTGAGGCTGTCAGAGATATCGTTGGCAAGGTCTGGATCTATGTGGTGGCGGGGATTGCAGTCGGAGCATTGATTCATGGTTATGTTCCCGAGACATTTATGGCTTCAATCATGGGGAAAGATGCCTGGTGGTCAGTTCCGGCAGCTGTGGTTGTCGGTATCCCCATGTACTCCAATGCCGCAGGTATTGTGCCGATTGTTGAGGCTCTACTTGGTAAAGGTGCGGCCCTTGGAACAGTCCTGGCATTTATGATGAGTGTTATAGCACTCTCCCTGCCTGAAATGGTTATTTTACGAAAAGTGTTAAAACCCAAACTCATCGCTGTTTTTATTGCTGTGGTTGGTACGGGAATTTTATTTACCGGTTATCTGTTTAACCTGGTGATATGA
- a CDS encoding cytochrome c biogenesis CcdA family protein yields the protein MFDQIFLAINSWMAGGLAIAVVGCFSWGVVSVLFSPCHMASIPLIIGYVGGQRSILEGKHAVPYAVLFTLGLFITIAIVGIICLLLGRMLGDVGPYWTLLLGGILIWVAVDMLGIAKCRMPNILGKLQLHGLAGAFILGLAYGVLSGSCTFGFIAPILAIITVQKKIVTGLLLLTFFAIGHCTPIVIAGSSAATVKRMLANSSFQKKGVWFRKGSGVVIGILGLYFIVRPWLPWVS from the coding sequence ATGTTTGATCAAATATTTCTTGCCATTAATTCCTGGATGGCCGGAGGGCTGGCCATAGCTGTAGTAGGTTGCTTTTCCTGGGGAGTTGTCAGTGTCCTTTTTTCTCCCTGTCATATGGCCTCTATTCCTCTTATTATCGGGTATGTCGGTGGCCAGAGGTCAATTCTCGAGGGAAAACATGCTGTTCCTTATGCCGTTCTTTTCACTCTTGGTCTGTTTATTACTATTGCCATTGTTGGAATAATCTGCCTTCTACTTGGCCGAATGCTTGGAGATGTCGGCCCGTATTGGACCCTTCTGCTGGGTGGAATTCTTATCTGGGTTGCTGTAGACATGTTGGGAATTGCAAAATGCAGGATGCCAAATATTCTTGGCAAATTACAATTGCATGGACTTGCTGGTGCTTTTATTCTTGGTCTTGCTTACGGTGTTTTATCCGGGTCCTGCACCTTTGGTTTCATTGCACCGATTCTGGCAATTATCACCGTTCAGAAAAAAATTGTAACCGGGCTTTTACTGCTCACCTTTTTTGCTATCGGTCATTGCACCCCTATTGTTATTGCCGGAAGTTCAGCAGCAACGGTCAAAAGGATGCTGGCAAATTCTTCTTTTCAGAAGAAAGGGGTCTGGTTCCGTAAAGGTTCAGGTGTAGTGATTGGTATACTGGGGCTCTATTTTATTGTCCGTCCCTGGCTGCCGTGGGTATCTTGA